The segment ATCGACCGGTAAACTCTAGGAGCAGACAATGACTTTCGAAGAACTGAAAGAAAAAGATTCAAAATATATTTGCAACACCTATGGCCGTTACCCCCTGGCTATCGCCCGGGGCGAAGGCTGCCGTCTCTATGACCTGGACGGCAGGGAATACATCGACCTGCTGGCGGGTATCGCCGTGGTCAATCTGGGACATGGTAACCCCGCACTGCTCGAGACCATCAACACGCAGTACAAGAAGCTCGTGCATGTCTCCAATCTCTTCTATCAGGAAGAAGGCCCTACTCTGGCCGAAAAGCTGACCGCCACCTGTGGTGCGGACAAGGTCTTCTTCTGCAACTCCGGGGCCGAGGCCAACGAAGCAGCCATCAAACTCGCCCGGCGCTACATGCGCACCGTGGCAAAGCGCGACGCCTACGAGATCATCACCCTGGAAGGATCCTTCCACGGGCGGACCATGGCCACCATGACTGCCACGGGACAGGCCCACTTCAGCAAACACTTCCAGCCGCTGCCCGGAGGCTTCACTTCCGTGCCCTTCGGCGATCTGAAGGCCATGGCTGAAGCCATTGGCCCGCAGACCGCAGGCGTACTCATCGAAGTCATTCAGGGCGAAGGTGGCATCCGTCCTCTCTCCGAGGAATATCTGCTGGGCCTGGAAAAGCTGTGTGTGGAAAGAGACGTGCTGTTCATGATCGACGAAGTGCAGACCGGCATGTGTCGGACCGGAAAATTCTGGGCGCACCAGGAATTCGGTCTGGCTCCGGATATTTTCACCACCGCCAAACCCCTGGCCAACGGCCTGCCCATGGGAGCCATGTTCGCCACTGTCGAGGCGGCGCAGGGCTTTGAGCCCGGCACCCACGCCACAACGTTTGGCGCGGGTGCACTGACAGCCGCAGTAGCCTCAAAGGTCGTGGATATCATGCTTGAAGACGACCTGGCCGGGCGGGCAGCCGAAGTAGGTGACTACGCCCAGTCCCTGTTCCGGGCCGTCCAGAACAAGCATCCCGAAAAAATCGCCGAAGTCCGCGGACGGGGACTGATGCTGGCCATTGAACTCTCGTGCGACGGAGCCGATATCTGGAAGGCCCTCATCGGCAAGGGGTTCATCCTGAATCTGACTCAAGGCAACGTTTTGCGTATGCTGCCACCGCTGGTCATCGAGAAAGCGGACATGGAGCATTTCGCCCGCACGCTGGAAGAAATTCTGGCTGGCTAGAGCCACCGCGACACCCCATTCACACAGGCTGCTGCTCACCCTACGGAGGGCAGCAGCCTTGACCGTTTCATGGAACGGACTTACACAGACAGTAGACGTCATCCAACGGAAGGTCTTCACCCATGGTTGCTCTAGATGGCCAAAACGAGCACATTGAACCGATAAGCGAAATCACGCCCGCCGAGGTAGCAGAATTGCAAGAGGAAAGTTCCTCCGCAACCCCGCCTCAGGAGGCCGTTGAATCTCCACGCCTGTCTTATCCCGAGCAGTTGACCGGACGCGTAATGGATTTCATCGTCTGACGCCACCCCATGACACATCCTGGTCGACCCGATGCGACCTCACCCCATCATCAAAGGTTCCTCATGAAAGATCTCCTCCAAATCAAGGCGTCCTCGCCCCGGGCGCTCATAGACGACGTGACCCTGTATCTGACCGAAAACACACCGCACGGCTGGCAGGAAGACCGAACTCCCGACGGGAAGGTGCTCTTCACCATTTATCTGGAAGACACCACGACCGCCGAAGCAATCGTTCAGGGGCTGGCCGCCCAACTGCCAGAGGTCAGCGTTCAGCGAGACACAGTGGAGAATCAGGAGTGGGCACTGGCCTGGCGTGAGTTCTTCACCCCGGTCAATGCAGGAGAAGTTTTTACCGTGCTGCCTCCGTGGCTGGCTGATGAAGTTCCTGACGGGCGCATCCCCATTCTCATTGAGCCAAAAACCGCTTTTGGTACCGGACATCACGGCACCACAGCCCTGTGTCTGACCGCCCTGGCCAATCTTTCCAGTTCCGGCGTGGTCGGTAACAAGGGAACGTTCCTGGACCTGGGAACAGGCTCGGGCATCCTCGGTCTTGGTTGCTGCCTGCTGGGACTCTCCGGCATGGGACTCGACATCGATCCGCTAGCCATCGAAAATGCCGTTGAAAACAAAACGCTCAACAAGATCGGCGATGAATTCTCCCTGTCTGTGGGCAGCCTGGACACGCTGGACCTCGAACTCACCTTCGAACTGGTGCTGGCAAATATTCTGGCCGGGCCGCTCAAATCCATGGCCCCCGCTCTCGTGAAACGAGTTGCTCCGGGCGGTAGCCTCGTCCTTTCAGGAATCCTGAACGAACAGGCCGACAGCGTCATCGAGAAATACCAGGCTCAGGGACTGCCCGAACCACGTCGCGAATCCGCAGGCGAGTGGACGGCGCTGATCTGGGAGCGCCTCGGCTAGTGCCCCCCCAAAAAACACTTTGCCCCTGCACTTCACTGGTGCAGGGGTTTTTCTTTCTCACAACGCACAGGCCAAGCCCCTTCCATTCATGGCTATTGCCAGACCGCGCACCACGAACTACACTGCGCGCCATGAACCGCGAGACACTGTTAACTTCCATCTATCAGTCCATGCTAGACGCCCTAGGCGAAAGCCACTGGTGGCCTGCAGACACCCCCTTTGAGATGACCGTTGGCGCGATCCTGACTCAAAACACCAACTGGAAGAACGTAGAGCGGGCCATCGACAATCTGAAGGCAGCAGGTGCTCTCAATCCCGACACCATGGCAGCCCTGGCCCCGGATGAACTGGCCGAGCTGATTCGTCCTTCGGGCTATTTCCGCGTCAAGGCACAGCGTCTCCAAGGACTCATCGCTTTTCTGCACGATCAATGCGACGGGGATATATCCTTGCTGTCTAACCGCGATCTGGGCGAACTACGTCCGATGATCCTGTCCATCAAAGGTGTGGGGCCTGAAACTGCGGACAGCATCCTGCTCTACGCACTGAACCAGCCGAGCTTCGTGGTGGACGCCTACACCCGGCGCATCCTGTCCCGACACGGACTATTGCCCGAGGACACGCACTACGAAGAGGTCCGTGAATTCTTCATGGATGTCCTGCCCCCCGATCCCGCGATGTTCAACGAATATCACGCCCTCTTGGTCCGTGTTGCCAAAGAGTTCTGCCTCAAGAAGGCTCCGCAATGCGAGGGCTGCCCACTGCGGGAGTATCTGGACTAATGCGCGACATCCCATACATTTCCCTGCCCTCATTCATGCCTGTTGCGCCACCTCCGGCGCTCCAGCTGCTGATCCTGGCGGCCCTGCTGCTCTCAGCATCCCTCATACTGCCAGCCAACACCATGGCCTCGAACAAGGCCGCCATAGAAGACTCCCTGCGCACGGGAGAAGCACAGGCTCAGCAGAACAGGAAGGCATTGACCCGTCTGACCCAGGAAGAGCGATCGCTGCACGGTAATCTTGCAAAGGTGGAGGATTCCCTCGATGCATTGCGCCGGGAGATTCGAACACAGGAACGCGCTCTGGACCGCATCGATAGCGAACTGGCTGGCGCACGGACAACCCATCAGCAGTTGGAAAACACGCAGCAGGCGTCGTGGCAGGAGCTTGGTAAACTGGTCCGTGCCCTCTGGCCATTACGTGTGGCCGCCCATCGCGGCCGGACCGAAGGCGGTGACTCCTGGGAAGAAGCCGATCGTAAATTTGCATGGGGAAGCGCCCTGTACGCCGATGCTCGCCGTACACTGAAGGATATCGAGAGCCGTAGCGAATTGATTCGAACCAGCATTAAGCACCAGGAAGAACTCCGTGCCCAGGCTGAAAAACGGCTCGCCACCATCAATGGAGACAAGGACAATCTGCTGACGCACCGATTGGATTTTGTGCGAGGCATTCGCAAGGTAAGAGCCGAGCGCATCAATGCCGAACAGGCCTTGAACCAGGTTCTGGCAGCCGTGAAAGACATGGAATACCGCTTGAAGAACCTGAGTGCAGGTCAATTTTCTGATCTCAAGGGGTCACTTCCCAATCCCGTGCATGGAAAACCAGTAGGCGCGGCTCGCGGACGTACTGGCGCCGGGTTCAGCACTGCCGAGAATGCCCCCGTCACCGCCGTATATTGGGGAAAAGTCGTACATAACGATGTACTGCGGGGCTTTGGTCGGGTCGTGATCCTTTATCACGGTGACGACTACTACACCCTCTACGCCTTTCTGGGAGAAAGCCACGTTGCTATCGGACAGGAAATGGAGAAAGGCGAACCCCTCGGAACAGCCGGATACTACCCGGTAGCAAAGGGCCCCGGTTTGTATTTTGAGTTGCGATTGGGCCAAAAAGCTATTAATCCTGTTCTTTGGCTCGTAGGCCGTAGCTAACGCTACCTGCGCAGCAGACAGTTATTATAATACTCCGCAGCCCATGCGGATAATTTACACACGATCAACCCGGAGGCTTGCATGCGCCTTGCCACGTGGACGGGCACCTTTCTCGTCGTCGCCCTGCTGACTCTCTCCACCGGTCCTTCCATGGCCAATCAGGAAGACCCCTATGCCCCGCTCAAACGATTCAGCCAGGTACTCGACCTGGTAGAAACAAACTACGTGCGCGAAGTGCCCCGCGAGGATCTGATCAACGGAGCCATCCGTGGGATGCTCGAAGACCTTGATCCGCACTCCATGTTCATGGCCCCCGAGGATTTCCAGGAGATGCAGATCAGCACCTCCGGTGAATTCGGTGGCATCGGCATTGAAATTTCCATCCGCGACGGGCGCTTGACCGTTATCGCCCCCATCGAGGACACCCCAGCCGACAAAGCCGGCTTACAGGCCGGAGACTTGATTCTTGAAATTGATGGTGATTCCACTCAGGACATCACCTTGATCGAAGCCGTCAAGAAAATTCGTGGCCCCAAAGGCTCCGAGGTCAATCTGACCATCCTGCACAAGGGTGAGGGCAAGCCCCTGACCGTGCCCATTGAACGCGCCACCATCCCCATCCTCGGCGCCAAGAGTGAAGTGTTGGAAAGCGGATACCTGTACCTGCGCCTGACTCGCTTCAACGAAAACACCACCCGCGAAATGCGCGCCGCCATCAAGAAGACAAAGAAAAAGGGTGAGCTTAAAGGCATCATCCTCGATATGCGCAACAACCCCGGCGGACTGCTTGAACAGGCCGTCTCCGTTGCGGACACGTTCCTTTCCAAGGGCAACATCGTCTACATCCAGGGCCGCGAAAAGGATAACCGCAAGGACTTCGACGCCCGCCCGTCCTCCGGCGATGTGGACGTGCCCATGGTGGTTCTGATCAACGCAGGCAGCGCCTCGGCATCCGAAATCGTAGCCGGTGCCCTGCAGGACCACAACCGCGCTCTGCTCGTGGGTGAACGCACCTTCGGCAAAGCCACTGTTCAG is part of the Desulfovibrio ferrophilus genome and harbors:
- a CDS encoding murein hydrolase activator EnvC family protein; this encodes MRDIPYISLPSFMPVAPPPALQLLILAALLLSASLILPANTMASNKAAIEDSLRTGEAQAQQNRKALTRLTQEERSLHGNLAKVEDSLDALRREIRTQERALDRIDSELAGARTTHQQLENTQQASWQELGKLVRALWPLRVAAHRGRTEGGDSWEEADRKFAWGSALYADARRTLKDIESRSELIRTSIKHQEELRAQAEKRLATINGDKDNLLTHRLDFVRGIRKVRAERINAEQALNQVLAAVKDMEYRLKNLSAGQFSDLKGSLPNPVHGKPVGAARGRTGAGFSTAENAPVTAVYWGKVVHNDVLRGFGRVVILYHGDDYYTLYAFLGESHVAIGQEMEKGEPLGTAGYYPVAKGPGLYFELRLGQKAINPVLWLVGRS
- a CDS encoding S41 family peptidase, producing the protein MRLATWTGTFLVVALLTLSTGPSMANQEDPYAPLKRFSQVLDLVETNYVREVPREDLINGAIRGMLEDLDPHSMFMAPEDFQEMQISTSGEFGGIGIEISIRDGRLTVIAPIEDTPADKAGLQAGDLILEIDGDSTQDITLIEAVKKIRGPKGSEVNLTILHKGEGKPLTVPIERATIPILGAKSEVLESGYLYLRLTRFNENTTREMRAAIKKTKKKGELKGIILDMRNNPGGLLEQAVSVADTFLSKGNIVYIQGREKDNRKDFDARPSSGDVDVPMVVLINAGSASASEIVAGALQDHNRALLVGERTFGKATVQTVIPLSDGSGIKLTTALYYTPSGRSIQAEGIAPDLVYPFEAPSEKEERGKVMRERDLSGHIETNNGAKGKDKQTITDKAKEMLERDNQLRMALQLVKKLPSLSLIKSGGN
- a CDS encoding 50S ribosomal protein L11 methyltransferase, with protein sequence MKDLLQIKASSPRALIDDVTLYLTENTPHGWQEDRTPDGKVLFTIYLEDTTTAEAIVQGLAAQLPEVSVQRDTVENQEWALAWREFFTPVNAGEVFTVLPPWLADEVPDGRIPILIEPKTAFGTGHHGTTALCLTALANLSSSGVVGNKGTFLDLGTGSGILGLGCCLLGLSGMGLDIDPLAIENAVENKTLNKIGDEFSLSVGSLDTLDLELTFELVLANILAGPLKSMAPALVKRVAPGGSLVLSGILNEQADSVIEKYQAQGLPEPRRESAGEWTALIWERLG
- a CDS encoding endonuclease III domain-containing protein, with amino-acid sequence MNRETLLTSIYQSMLDALGESHWWPADTPFEMTVGAILTQNTNWKNVERAIDNLKAAGALNPDTMAALAPDELAELIRPSGYFRVKAQRLQGLIAFLHDQCDGDISLLSNRDLGELRPMILSIKGVGPETADSILLYALNQPSFVVDAYTRRILSRHGLLPEDTHYEEVREFFMDVLPPDPAMFNEYHALLVRVAKEFCLKKAPQCEGCPLREYLD
- a CDS encoding aspartate aminotransferase family protein; the encoded protein is MTFEELKEKDSKYICNTYGRYPLAIARGEGCRLYDLDGREYIDLLAGIAVVNLGHGNPALLETINTQYKKLVHVSNLFYQEEGPTLAEKLTATCGADKVFFCNSGAEANEAAIKLARRYMRTVAKRDAYEIITLEGSFHGRTMATMTATGQAHFSKHFQPLPGGFTSVPFGDLKAMAEAIGPQTAGVLIEVIQGEGGIRPLSEEYLLGLEKLCVERDVLFMIDEVQTGMCRTGKFWAHQEFGLAPDIFTTAKPLANGLPMGAMFATVEAAQGFEPGTHATTFGAGALTAAVASKVVDIMLEDDLAGRAAEVGDYAQSLFRAVQNKHPEKIAEVRGRGLMLAIELSCDGADIWKALIGKGFILNLTQGNVLRMLPPLVIEKADMEHFARTLEEILAG